Below is a genomic region from Elusimicrobiota bacterium.
GTGCCCTTGCCCGGGGCGAGCGTGGACACGCGGTCGCCTTACCTCAAACTGTACCTGCGGGACGAAGACAGCGGCAACTTGATTCCCAACTACTCCTCGCCGCCCCGGCATCTCCCCGGGGTGTCGGGTATTGCGGAGGAATCCCTGTCGGTGGCGACGATGACCAGTTTGACCCCGGGGGTTCCGGGGGACATTTTCTATATGCGTTACAAATACACGCCGGAGGTCCCCGCGGTGGCCAACGTCGTTTCGGCCAGCGGGACTCTGGTCGCCATCGACACCACGACCCTTTTGCCCTACGTGTTCCCCGACAACCAGGACCTCTTCCTTCGGGCCGAATTCGGGGATAAAACGGGGCAGAAAACCATCAAAACATGGACGATTCACATCAACGACATGAACTTCGACGATGCGACTTCTCCGAACGTGGTCGTGCCGCCCACGACCCCGCCGTTGTTGGCGGGCGCCCCGATGGGGTTGAGCGTGGCCGATGCCGAAAGCGGGGTGGATTGGGGATCCTTTGAGCTCTACGACGTCGATCACGGTTCGGTTCTTCTGACCAGCGCGACGACGCCGTCCCTGGGATCGTGCCTGAACCCCGAAACGAACACGATCGCCTATCCGACGACGGGTTTTACCTCGGGAACCCACCATCTGCGCGCCACCGTGTCCAATTGGTCCCGGGGGGCGGGAACCAACGGCACGACGGTGACAAATTTCGATTTGGTGGTTCAATGACCTCCGCGGCCGGTCGGGGCATGACGTTGCCCGAGCTGCTGATCGCCTCGGCGATCTTCGCCATCGTGTTGCTCGGGACCTCCGTGTTCGTCAAAAAAAGCTCCGAAGGGTTGTTTCATTTCATGGGCCGCCTGTCGACGGAAGAGCAGGTCCGGAACGTGAACCAGGAGGTTCTGCGGGACTTTGGCGAGATGAACGAAATAATGGAGGTAAACGACAGCAGCATCACTTTTGTCCTGGATTCGCACCGCCTTCCGGGCTACAACCCCAACGCCCTGGTCCGCGGGTTGGCCGCCCGCTACCAACCGGACCAAGACGGCGACGCGTTGTCGTTGGCCACCGCCCCCGCGCGCTTGCGCTACCTCGGCAACGATTTGGACGATGACGATGACGACAACGACGGCCGCCTCGACGTCCAATGCCGCTACAAATTCAGCAACGGCCAAATCCAGCGGTGGTTCAATTTCAACGAAGC
It encodes:
- a CDS encoding prepilin-type N-terminal cleavage/methylation domain-containing protein, producing MTSAAGRGMTLPELLIASAIFAIVLLGTSVFVKKSSEGLFHFMGRLSTEEQVRNVNQEVLRDFGEMNEIMEVNDSSITFVLDSHRLPGYNPNALVRGLAARYQPDQDGDALSLATAPARLRYLGNDLDDDDDDNDGRLDVQCRYKFSNGQIQRWFNFNEAGWVETPLRHAGPGMGINDFALVPAGAKSVDVYAGWDANGNGEIDKSEIAVQGGDPLAIDTRAELAAVATLRMDLEVQSGKEKIRTATQIIPPLLMVKRKVP